A window of Flammeovirga kamogawensis genomic DNA:
CGTTTTTCTCTAACGCCTCTTGAAATAAAGTCTTCTGCTGCATTTTTAATATCATCTAGAAGCATTTCTCCCATATCACTATTAAAACCTTCTCTAATTACAATTCTAAGAACTGCCTTATCTTCAATTTCAGCTGGCATAGTATAAGCAGGAACCAACCACCCTCTTTCTCTTAATTTACTTGACATATCGTAAACAGAGAAATTAGCACCTGGAAGAACACTAAAGGCAAATACTGGAATCGTACTGCCATCACTTAATAATTCAAAGTGACCGAGTTCTTTTATACCGCTAGATAATCGCATAGCTATATCACGTAATTCTGTCATTACTTGTGTGTATCCATCACGCCCTAAACGTATAAAATTATAATACTGTCCAACAATTTGATTACCAGGTCTAGAGAAATTTAATGTAAATGTTGGCATATCTCCACCAAGATAATTCACATGGAAAATAAGATCTTCTGGTAATTCTGATTTATCTCTCCAAACTACCCAACCCACACCTGGGTAAACTAAACCATATTTATGCCCTGACGCATTAATAGATTTCACTAAAGGTAATCTGAAATCCCATTTTAAATCAGGATGTATAAATGGAGCTACAAAACCTCCACTTGCTGCATCTATATGTAAAGGGGTTTCAAAACCTTTTTCTTTATTATTTTTTACCATTGCGTCATGGA
This region includes:
- a CDS encoding glutamate decarboxylase; protein product: MITKKKITDPTAKHNNIRSIRNNVSVPKYELPEGEMDAGEAYNIIHNELMLDGNARLNLATFVTTWMEPEAEKLMAETFDKNMIDKDEYPQTAMLEERCINIISRLFNAPEEEETTGSSAIGSSEAVMLAGMAFKRKWRDRQRAAGKSTENPNLVLGTNVQVVWEKFCRYWDVEPRYIPMKEGKYVITADEVVDVIDENTIGVVAILGTTFTGEFEPIESIHDAMVKNNKEKGFETPLHIDAASGGFVAPFIHPDLKWDFRLPLVKSINASGHKYGLVYPGVGWVVWRDKSELPEDLIFHVNYLGGDMPTFTLNFSRPGNQIVGQYYNFIRLGRDGYTQVMTELRDIAMRLSSGIKELGHFELLSDGSTIPVFAFSVLPGANFSVYDMSSKLRERGWLVPAYTMPAEIEDKAVLRIVIREGFNSDMGEMLLDDIKNAAEDFISRGVREKRTEGGSFAH